From Salarias fasciatus chromosome 12, fSalaFa1.1, whole genome shotgun sequence, the proteins below share one genomic window:
- the rpl35 gene encoding large ribosomal subunit protein uL29, translating to MAKIKARDLRGKKKEELLKQLDDLKNELSQLRVAKVTGGAASKLSKIRVVRKSIARVLTVINQTQKENLRKFYKGKKYKPLDLRPKKTRALRRRLNKHEESLRTKKQQKKDLLYSMRKFAVKA from the exons ATG GCCAAGATAAAGGCAAGAGATCTTCGGGGCAAGAAGAAGGAAGAGCTGCTCAAGCAGCTCGACGACCTGAAAAATGAACTGTCTCAGCTCCGAGTGGCCAAGGTGACCGGAGGAGCTGCTTCCAAGCTCTCCAAAAT ccgTGTTGTCCGTAAATCCATCGCCCGCGTCCTGACGGTCATCAAccagacacagaaagagaacCTGAGGAAGTTCTACAAG GGGAAGAAGTACAAGCCTCTGGACCTGAGACCCAAGAAGACCCGAGCTCTGCGGCGCCGACTCAACAAGCACGAGGAGAGTCTGCGCAccaagaagcagcagaagaaggacCTGCTGTACTCCATGCGCAAATTCGCTGTCAAAGCTTAG